The DNA segment CCACAATATTTTCACGCTCTGCTTTTGGCAGTTGTGCTACCGCTTCAAAATAATAACAAACCTGTGCTAATAAACGGCTGATATTAATAGAGTTAGCTGAATTTAAGCCAATCGCTTGGCGAAGCTCCGCATCATCAAACGCTTGTTTAACCAAGGCTTGGCAATCATCAAAATCGCCGTTAATGGCAACAGTACGGATATTCCCACCTAGGGTGCAGAATAATTTTTCTTGTAATGGGCTGATTTTACCTTTTGGATATAAAATCACCACATCGATGTTTTCTAAACCATAGAATGCGTGCGCCACTGCAGCACCAGTATCCCCTGATGTTGCCGTTAAAATGGTGATTTTGCCATCGCCACGAACGGCTGCAAGAGCTTGTGCCATAAAGCGTCCGCCAAAATCTTTAAAGGCAAGAGTTGGGCCGTGGAATAATTCTAAGGCGTAAATATGATCTGCCACTTTTTCTACTGGTGCAGGGAATGTAAAAGCATTTTTTACCAGTTGAGCCAGTTTATCCGCTGGAATTTCATCACCAATTAATGCCCCTAGAATTTTCTCGCTACGCTCAACCAAAGGTAGCTCAAGCAAGGCATCAATGTTATCTAAGTGCGGGATAATTTCAGGGAAAAATAGCCCTTGATCTTTGCCTAGCCCTTGGCGTACTGCTTGGGCGAAATTGACTTGTTCTTCGGGGTGTTTGATGTTGTATAAATTCATAGTTGTTCCGTTTGGGGTTGGTTAATATTCTCTGTTTAAAGTTCTTTGGTTAAAATCTTTTATCTTTGTGGTTGATAACGGGTTTCGCTCGTTGAGCGACTTCCTTTCTTTTGCTTACCCAAAAGAAAGGAAGCAAAGAAAAGGGAACCCAAATAAATTGCTTATCTTCATTCCAATAAAATTTTCTTAACGAAAAGTAAGCCCATACTCGCTACGCTGCGTTCAGGCGTTACTTTTCTAAAAATTTTATTTCCATTCAGGCAATTTATATGGGGTTCAATGTTCTCATTAACCCAATTCTCTTGCGCCTTGGTTATCTACTTTACAAACGTGGACGAAGCCTTCGTTGTTTTGTAGATAATGGTTTTCCAAATAGGTGGCCACTTTGCTGGCGGTGTTTAAATCTGGTGCGATGGCGAACATTGTTGGGCCTGAGCCTGAAATGCCAGAAGCCAGTGCGCCAAGATCGCGTACCGCTTGTTTAACTTCAGCGAAATTTGGTAATAGTGCTTCACGATAAGGCTCTGCAATCACGTCTTTCATCATATAGGCGGCCAAAGCTTCTTGTTGCGTATGGCACGCGTGAACGAAACTGCCTAAATGACGGCCGTGTGTAATTACATCTTGACGAGTGTAGCTCTTCGGCAAAATGGCTCGCGCTTCTGAGGTAGAAACCTCAATACCCGGGTATGCCAACACCCAATACCAGTTATCAAAAAATGGCAACTGCTGACAAATATTGCCGAGCGATTGTACCATTAATTGCACCCCACCTAAATAACAAGGGGCAACATTATCATAATGAATTGAGCCTGAAATACGCCCTTCCAGTTCGCCCATCATTT comes from the Avibacterium avium genome and includes:
- the thrC gene encoding threonine synthase; amino-acid sequence: MNLYNIKHPEEQVNFAQAVRQGLGKDQGLFFPEIIPHLDNIDALLELPLVERSEKILGALIGDEIPADKLAQLVKNAFTFPAPVEKVADHIYALELFHGPTLAFKDFGGRFMAQALAAVRGDGKITILTATSGDTGAAVAHAFYGLENIDVVILYPKGKISPLQEKLFCTLGGNIRTVAINGDFDDCQALVKQAFDDAELRQAIGLNSANSINISRLLAQVCYYFEAVAQLPKAERENIVVSVPSGNFGNLTAGLIAKTMGLPIKRFIAATNANDTVPRYLSTGEWAPNDTVATLSNAMDVSRPNNWPRVEELFKRNGWALSELHSAAMNDEQTEQTLRAMNELGYLCEPHGAIAYGVLKADLQPGETGLFLCTAHPAKFKESVERILSTELPLPEALDKHNKLPLLSDEMDNDFATLKAYLLK
- the thrB gene encoding homoserine kinase, with the translated sequence MLRIYAPASSANISVGFDTLGAAVSPIDGSLLGDVVQVEAISQGFELESAGYFVRKLPKEPQKNIVYQAYVLFSERLKLRNGTVKPLRLTLEKNMPIGSGLGSSACSIVAALVALNKFHDEPFSKMELLEMMGELEGRISGSIHYDNVAPCYLGGVQLMVQSLGNICQQLPFFDNWYWVLAYPGIEVSTSEARAILPKSYTRQDVITHGRHLGSFVHACHTQQEALAAYMMKDVIAEPYREALLPNFAEVKQAVRDLGALASGISGSGPTMFAIAPDLNTASKVATYLENHYLQNNEGFVHVCKVDNQGARELG